The genome window TTGCAAGAACTTGTCAAATGTGCCTTCTGACTCGTGGGAAAGGTTTACCCATGGGGCAGGTCAATAGGTGATATGGCAGTGTTGATGGATACCTCATCATCCATGGCAACACTGCGAGTCTCACGGGTCATGAGTGAAGTCTGTTGGGGAAATGTTTTGTTGTTGGTATATAATCAGAACCCATTTCTTTGGGATCCGTACGTTTGGGTCATGTCGTTCATTCGAATCGTCAACCGCGTCCCCAGGACCGCCATCACCTCGTACATGTGCAGTCCAATCTAACCAAACGCCTCGACAAAAGTTGGTCTTGCCTCAGAGGCTAGTTTAGACCTTGCCGGCGGCGTAGAAGTCGTCCAGCGCAACAGCGATGCGCTTGGACATGGTCTTCTCACCCTCACGGACCCAGACACGGGGGTCGTAGTACTTCTTGTTGGGCTTGTCGTCGCCGTCGGGGTTACCGACCTGGCTCTGGAGGTAGCCGGACTTGTTCTGCACGTAGTCACGGATACCCTGGAGGTAGGCGTACTGCATGTCAGTGTCGAGGTTGACCTTGACAACACCGTAGGAGATGGCCTCCCTGAAGTCCTCGACACTGGAGCCGGAACCACCGTGGAAGACAAGGAAGACGGGCTTGTCCTCCTTGGAGCCAACCTCCTTCTTGACGTGCTCCTGGTGCTTCTTGAGCAGACCGGGCTGGAGCTTGACGTTGCCGGGCTTGTAGACGCCGTGGACGTTACCGAAACCAGCGGCAATGGAGAAGTAGGGGGAGACCTCGGACAGCTCCTTGTAGATGTGCAGGATGTCCTCGGGCTGGGTGTAGAGAGAGTTGTTGTCAACATCCTCGTTGTTGACACCGTCCTCCTCACCGCCGGTGATGCCAATCTCCATCTCGAGCCACTGCTTCATGGGGGCAGCGCGCTGGAGGTACTTCTTGGTGGTCTGGATGTTCCactccacctcctcctcgGACAGATCGATCATGTGGGAAGAGAAGAGGGGCTCGTTGTGCTCCTTGAAGTAGGCCTCATCGGCATCGAGCATACCGTCCAACCATGGCAGGAGCTTCTTTGCGCAGTGGTCGGTGTGGAGCACGACGGGAATGCCGTAGATGGGCGCAACGGCGCGGATGTAGTGTGCGGCAGCGACGGCTCCAGCGATGGAAGCCTCCTGGTTCTTGTTGTCCACGCCCTTGCCGGCGAAGTAGGCGGCACCACCTGGAGCACGTTAGCTTGCTGTTCAATGGGAGTGCGTCGTCTTCACCTACCCTGCGAGGTCTGGAGGATGATGGGCGACTTGGCGTCGCGGGCAGCCTCGAGAGAAGCAACGActgtggaggaggaggtcACCTGAGCTGGTCAGCGCGGCAGTGGAAGATTGGACTTGAAGCAACCTACGTTGATGGCAGGGATGGCGTAGCCGTTGTCCTTGGCGTGCTGGAAGAGCTTGTGGACATCCTCGCCGACGATGACACCGGCCTTGCGGGAGAGAACCTGTTGGGTTTGGCGGTTAGATGCGTCCTTGATGCAACACGGTGGGCCGGCTTACTTCTTGAGCGGAAACCATGGTGTGTGTGATGTGGAGAGTGTTCTGGTGCGTGTGTGGTCAGTCAATTGAGGGCGGGCGTGTTTATGAACGAGTCGCGAGAGTTGTTGAGCGAAGTAGTAAGGGTAGTCGCGTTAAGAGAGAGAAACTTGATGGTGGGGTCTTGGGTCTTTGACCCCGCTGTTGACGCAACAGGCAAGCTTCAGCTGTCTCAAGCGTGAGGCGTGCAACCATCCAACCAACCAAGCAGCGGTGCAGCCGGCTGTTTCCGTTCACGCTCACGTGTACGCCACAGCGTGTCGTCATCTGTGGACAGAGAGATACGTACCTGCGTGTGTCGATGGAGTGATGTGCGTTGGCAAGGCGCGAGGGAAGGACGACAGATTTAAGATGATGCTCGCCGGTAGGGCTGGTGCTCACGGCCGCGCTGTGAAGTCATTACGGGGCCGCTTGCTCGGCAGAGTGGGCTGCATGGTCGAGCAGCGCTGTGCTTCTGTCCGAGTCTCGCCGTAGAACGTGCCGGAAGGCAGAGTAAGGCCTTGGATTGCCGTGCATCAATGATCACAACATGCCATTGCTAATTCGGGTCCACCAATCACCCAGGGTCGGGACATCAGCTCGAATCTCCATGATGCTCTTGCACGTGGCTGCTGTGGTTTCACGGTTTGTGAGATCCCCTTCTCCCGAAGCCGAACCCAAACAGCGTCTACTTGTTTTGTACAGGCGTATCTTTACAGCGCACGGAGAAATGTGCAAGCAACCACTACGAACAATGCAAGGCTACGCATCCATGTCCTTTGCCTTTACGCGGACGTTCCTCACCAGCGGCTCTGGCGCGCCAGGCAGCTGTATCTCGACCTTGAAGACACCCAGCTCCTTGACACGCAACGCATCTGCCTCGTCTGCTCCGGAGACGAAGCGGACGTCTGCCTCGTTCAATATCACACGGGCTGCCTCGTCGTTGTGCGCCAGCGCCGCCTTGAGGGTCGCCGCTATGTCTGCCGTGGACACGGAGCCGTAGATGGCATTCGACGAGGCCTTGGGTTTGGCGCCCATGGCGGCCGCGGTGAGGACATCAGCCGCGCCAGACGCGCCGTAGCGTGGCTTGGCTTCCTTCTCCTGCTCGATGCGCTGGCGGGAGAAGTCGATTGTAGGAGGGACGAAGGCGTCCAGCAGCTCCATGGAACGCTCGGGCTGCCGGGGTTAGCGGTGCAGGTGTTTGCCTGGGTGGACAGCACTCACGCTGAGAAGCTCAAGCTCAATCGGCCGCACGTAGGGCTTCCGTGGCAGCGAGAGATCCTCGGCGTCTTCCTCGACCTCTTCCAGGCTGACGCGGACGCCGAATGTGGTGTCGCGTGCCAGGTCGACGTCCTGCGCCTTCAGCAGCTTCAGTTGCTTGAAGGGCACGTAGTCGGCGACGCGGGCGGGGAACCATCGATTGCGCATGGTGGAAGGGTTGAGGGGGATGTAGGCGCCTGGCTGGGGTCAGCATAGCTGTTGCAGTGGGCCGCCGTGCTGCCTCGTGCTGCCGTACCAGCGCGTCCGTATCGCGGCACGTCCTTCAGCAGCTTGACGACGATGTTGCGCTCGGCCTCCTTGGCCGCCTTGGAGAGGCTGCGTGTCTGCTGCTGCGGGCGCGCGACTCGTCGCATGCGCAGGCATGACGTGCACTGGGGCAGCAGCGCGGACCGGCTGAGCGAGGCCATGGTGAGCTGGTGAGCTGGTGAGCTGGTGAGCTGGTGGGTGTTGTGCAGCAATGCAGGTCGTCCGAACTTCAAATCTGGACCTCCCGGCGGCTGCGCTTGTGTCGTGGGCGGACTGGCGCCGCGGCTTGCTCGGCCCTGCGGACTTGGCACGACACCCGCGGGCGCTGCCTCACCGCGCCGACGACAGAGGACGGCCAGCAGGGCGGTGCCGCGGTCTGCTGGCCATGGAGGATAGAGACGTCCCGCCTGCACCCtcccctcgccctcgccctcgccctgcACCGCTCCGCCGAGACATCTCCTCTGCACCCCCCCACCCCCACCGTCGGCCAGCCCCTGCACCGCGCCAACGAGCCAACGCGCCAACGCGCCAACGCGCCAACGCGCCAACGAGCCTGCGCCGCAACATGCCAGAGAAGGCCACCACCATCGCAACCTATGCGGCAGGCGCATCCCTCGCCGCCATCACCCTGGTCTACGTCTTCGGCCCCACCTTCTTCCTCGACGACGAGGCCACGAGCGCCGGCGCCAAGAAAAAGGGCGTCGTCGGCCTCAGCAATGCCGCCAACGACTGCTTCATCAACTCGGTCCTGCAGGCCCTGGCCGGCTTGCCCGACCTGCGCATCTACCTGATCCGCGAGACACATCGCAGGAAGCTCGACGGGCCGGCCGTCTATCAGGTCGGTCCGGACAGGGTGAGCGCCGACAGCGCCACCCTCACGAGGCCGGGCAAGCTCGCGGGCCTGCAGAAGGGTCTGCTCACGTCCGGCCTCAAGGACATCCTCGACAAGCTGAACGAGCGGCCCATCTACAAGAAGACCATCTCGCCCCAATCCTTCATCCGCGCCCTCGAACACGCCTTTGGCACTCGCATCAGCCGCCAGCAGCAGGACGCCCAGGAGTTTCTCCAGATCGTCACCGAGCGCCTCTGCGACGAGTACCATGCCGGTGCAAAAGCCAGGCAGCACGCCAGCCGCCATGGAGCCACCCTAGACCACGGAGACGCCGTCTCGGGGCGGACAGAGAGGGAGGAGCCGTTCGCCGTCGAGCCACCGCAGGACGACACCAAGGAGGAACGCGACGACGACGCACTTCGGCCAGACGAAGAGGGGTTCCCTTTCGAGGGCAAGATCGAGTCTCAGATCGAGTGCCTGACCTGCCACTTCAAGCCAAGGCCCTCCTCGTCGACCTTCGTCACCCTGACGCTCAACGTACCACAAGTATCCTCTACCTCGCTCAACGCCTGCTTCGACGGCATGCTCAAGGTCGAGCACATTGACGACTTCAAATGCGAGTGGTGTCGCCTTGATCACGCAGTAAAGTCCAAAGAGCGAGAGCTGGAGAAGGCTACTCGCCCTGAGGTCAAAGAGCGCCTGGAGTCAGACATCTCCAAAATCAAGCAAGCGCTTCAAGACGATCCGGAAAGCCCACCAGACGACGTCGAATTTCCAGACTCCAAGCTGGCGCCCAAGAGTCGCATAGCGCGTCACATGTACATCTCCATGTTCCCCAAGGTACTCGCTGTGCACCTTTCGCGGTCCATGTTTGCCGTTGGCACTGTGTCGACAAAGAACCTGGCCAAGGTCTCGTTTCCAGAGACATTGCCACTTGGTGGTCTGTTGCACCGAAGCAACTACAAGCTGCTTGGAATGGTGACACACAAGGGCAGCCACAACAGTGGTCACTATGAATCGTTCCGACGCCAGCTACAGCCCATACCATTCTCCACGCCACACTCGTTTGGTCTAGAAGGCGCATACAGCCGTCAGGCAAGTCCACTTCCTTCTGCAGCCGCGTCCGCCATGCAAAGTCCTCGGTTGTCCACAACAAACCTGGACGGCGCAAGCGACCTTGCATCACCCATCCCCTCACACTTGACATTGGACTCGCCTTCTTCGCAGTCGCTCTCTTCGAATTCTTCGCAAGGGACCGCAGGGCCTCGTGGTCCAGCCCCAACGTCCGCGCCCCGGGCGGAGGGCGACTCGCTGCATCCATCTCCAACCTCACGAGACTCCACCACAAAACTCTCGCGGACGCAAAGTATACGGTCGCTCAAGGACAAGGCGTCCGAAAAGGCGGCTTCGATGGCGGAAGCGAACCCTCTCAAGCGCAGGTCCAAACGCACAGTCAATCGCTGGTGGCGCATCAGCGACGACAAGATCAAGGAGAGCAAGACGGGTGAAGTACTCGGCATGCAGAAGGAAGTCTATCTGCTGTTCTACGAGCTTGATCGGTAGCCGTCGTGAGGTTCCCATGGCACGTTTTACAAGCGCTGGCTTGGTTTCTGTATTTGCAACTCATATCATCTGGTCTGTCACATATCAGAGTAGATTCCCTTTGCGTTTGTATTGCCTGTAGCGAGGAAGCTGTAAGAGCTGACGGATGTTTCATGTACATATGGTTCGTCGGAACGGCGCGATTAATCATCAATGATTTCATTGGCCAAACACCTCGCGACGATAACCTCGATGTAAACCTCGAGCCTTGTGAACGACCGATCACTGATTGCCGATGGTAACCTCCCACCCGCAATGCAACACTGACATACGACGTATCAGCTTCACCAGCACAATCACCACTACCAAGCCTTGCAAGGCGCCTTCGACCccgcaaccacctctcgAGCCGACATAGCTCCCCACCGTCTTGCTCGGTAGAGGACAAGCTCTTTTCATCTTTACATTTGCCTGAAGGATTCCCCTGGGAGTCATCTGCGTTGTCGTTCCTGTTGGTGACACGGAGCAGATTCCCAACGTACACCTCCCAAAGAGCAATGACTGTTATCGTTTGAGTGCATCACCAACTTGTCGACACAATGGCACCCTATCTCAACGACACGGCTACCATGACAGCCAGCGGCGAGACCCACGAAGCATACCTCAAGGCGCCTGACTTCCAGAGGTTCGACCGCCCACCTCGCATCCTTGTCATAGGAGCCGGTAGTCGCGGTACGGCGTATGCAGAAGCCGTGTTAGAGGGCACCAATGCAACCATCTCAGCAGTATGCGAGCCCATGGCATCCAAGCGTGCTGCGTTTGGGCGAAAGTTCATCTGGGCCGACACTCCCCCCGCCCAGGCTGGGCAACAGTTCGCCAGCTGGAAGCAGTGGGTCGAGTATGAAGAGGAGAGAAGAACGAAGCAGGCCAGAGGTGTCGTGGTAGAACCGGGCATCGATGCAGTGTTTGTGTGCGTGCTCGATGAGATGCACGAGCAAGTTGTGTGTGGCATTGCGCATCTGAAAGTACATGTATGCTGTGAGAAGCCGCTGAGTACGAGATTGGACAGCTGTGTCAGGATGTTCAAGGCGCTCAACGACGCGAAGAAAAACGACACAGCGGAGGGCAAGAAAGAGCCCATCTTCGGCATATGCCACGTGCTTCGATACTCGCCACACAACATGCTACTACGCCACCTGGTGAGGGAGAAGAACGTCATTGGAGATGTTCTAAGCATCGAGCATGTTGAGCCCGTGGGATGGTGGCATTTCAGCCATAGCTATGTTCGGTACATTCGCCTCGTTCTCCTGATGCTATACTCATGACTAACGCCCACACCAGAGGCAACTGGCGCAAGGAATCCACATCAGCACCCTCGCTCCTCACCAAATCTTGCCACGATATCGACTTCCTGATGTGGATGCTCTGCTCTCCCCTGTCCACCACATCGCCACCCCACCTACCCTCTCAGATCACCTCCACGGGCTCACTCAAGTACTTCCGCCCATCGCGCAAACCACACGAAGCCAGCAGCGCAACAAACTGCCTCTCCTGCTCCCACGAGCCCTCGTGCGCCTACAGCGCCAAGAAGATCTATCTCGACAAGCACCTAGCCCGGGGCACGACGGACTGGCCAGTCAAGGTCGTAAACCCAGACATGGAGGACCTGTACCACAGCTCGGGCATCGACGCAGCAGCGCGCCAGCTGCTCTCGAACCTCGCCGAGGACTACGATGACAGTACGCCTCCAGAAGCGGTGAGCGGGCGCAACTGGTTTGGCCGGTGCGTGTGGGAGTCGGACAACGACGTGTGCGATGACCAGGTCGTCACGCTTTCCTgggatgacgacgacgacgacgacaacattaacaacaacgacaacaacaacgacaacaaggGGGATACGAGCCGAGGCGCGAAGACAGCGCTGTTCCATATGATTGCACATACGGAGAAGCAGTGCGAAAGACGCGGCAGGATCTACGGCACAAAAGGCGAGATTGAATACGACAGCACGACGATTTCAGTTCACGACTTTGCGACTGCGAAGACGGTCAGTCATAAGCCGCACTTTGCGGGTGGTGGGCATGGGGGTGGCGATGCGGGGTTGGCGAGGCAGTTCCTCATGGCTGTGGATGCTGTGGATGAGGGAGGTGTGGGGACGCACGAGGCGCAGAGAGCGTTCTTGGGGTGTGATCTGGAAGAAGCGTTTAGGAGCCATGCTGTTGTGTTTGCGGCGGAGGATGCGAGGACGGAGAAACGGGTTGTGGAGTGGAAGCGCTGGTGGGAGGAGAATGTTGAGAGGCAGCTGGAGTGAGCTGGGTGGTTGTTCAACGTGCTCGTTGCTACTCCTTCCCATTGGGTTCCCACCTTGGTTTGTGCATGGTTGAGTGCTCACCACAAGAAGTGGTCTCATGATGATCGAGGTGTCGAAGCATGTACATGGAACTTTGTCTTGACGGTCTTGACCCTCCCTGAGCAAAGTACGGATAGCGCATGGACCGTCCTCGAGGTTTCACTTCTTCGTCACGCACGCACGACACCCGTCCCAAGCCCTCACCTGTGCGCATGCCAGCTCTCCTCGTTCCGTTGTCGAGCGCGTAAATGAGGCTGTGCGCCGAGCGGCTCTGCGACTGTCCCCTGGGACCAGACAGGCATCGCAGGCAACACAGCCAGTTTGGTGCAATCAGCGCTCACGTCTGTTTCCCAGCCCAAGACTGTAGCCGCCTGTGGCAGTTCTGCAACTCGTGGCGTGGAGGCTGTGAGGCTCTTCTGAACCTTGCGTTGTGTGGAGAGAGCCTCAGTAAGGTTTGACAGTTCAATCTCCGTCTTGATGAAATTAACGGCCTTTGTGGCTTCCGGGTCGAGACGTACGCGCCTGCTTCGGGCTAAATTTGGGGGCACCTAATTTCCGTATTGGGATGTGTGGGCGGTTAATGATTTCGCCGCGACTTTGACTTTGACTTTGACAGTGCCAGTGCTGGCGCGTGGATGCGCGGAGCGA of Ascochyta rabiei chromosome 7, complete sequence contains these proteins:
- a CDS encoding Fructose-bisphosphate aldolase 1 — its product is MVSAQEVLSRKAGVIVGEDVHKLFQHAKDNGYAIPAINVTSSSTVVASLEAARDAKSPIILQTSQGGAAYFAGKGVDNKNQEASIAGAVAAAHYIRAVAPIYGIPVVLHTDHCAKKLLPWLDGMLDADEAYFKEHNEPLFSSHMIDLSEEEVEWNIQTTKKYLQRAAPMKQWLEMEIGITGGEEDGVNNEDVDNNSLYTQPEDILHIYKELSEVSPYFSIAAGFGNVHGVYKPGNVKLQPGLLKKHQEHVKKEVGSKEDKPVFLVFHGGSGSSVEDFREAISYGVVKVNLDTDMQYAYLQGIRDYVQNKSGYLQSQVGNPDGDDKPNKKYYDPRVWVREGEKTMSKRIAVALDDFYAAGKV
- a CDS encoding Ubiquitinyl hydrolase 1 produces the protein MQVVRTSNLDLPAAALVSWADWRRGLLGPADLARHPRALPHRADDRGRPAGRCRGLLAMEDRDVPPAPSPRPRPRPAPLRRDISSAPPHPHRRPAPAPRQRANAPTRQRANAPTSLRRNMPEKATTIATYAAGASLAAITLVYVFGPTFFLDDEATSAGAKKKGVVGLSNAANDCFINSVLQALAGLPDLRIYLIRETHRRKLDGPAVYQVGPDRVSADSATLTRPGKLAGLQKGLLTSGLKDILDKLNERPIYKKTISPQSFIRALEHAFGTRISRQQQDAQEFLQIVTERLCDEYHAGAKARQHASRHGATLDHGDAVSGRTEREEPFAVEPPQDDTKEERDDDALRPDEEGFPFEGKIESQIECLTCHFKPRPSSSTFVTLTLNVPQVSSTSLNACFDGMLKVEHIDDFKCEWCRLDHAVKSKERELEKATRPEVKERLESDISKIKQALQDDPESPPDDVEFPDSKLAPKSRIARHMYISMFPKVLAVHLSRSMFAVGTVSTKNLAKVSFPETLPLGGLLHRSNYKLLGMVTHKGSHNSGHYESFRRQLQPIPFSTPHSFGLEGAYSRQASPLPSAAASAMQSPRLSTTNLDGASDLASPIPSHLTLDSPSSQSLSSNSSQGTAGPRGPAPTSAPRAEGDSLHPSPTSRDSTTKLSRTQSIRSLKDKASEKAASMAEANPLKRRSKRTVNRWWRISDDKIKESKTGEVLGMQKEVYLLFYELDR